Proteins encoded within one genomic window of Girardinichthys multiradiatus isolate DD_20200921_A chromosome 21, DD_fGirMul_XY1, whole genome shotgun sequence:
- the LOC124858240 gene encoding LIM domain-containing protein isoform X2 yields MGKGTKAQPVIEESLLTIWQGDLDRCRTSGQDDICVPFSGQVVNQTQTERRKTIAAIDFEKVASSEADERRWSAANFRDSSFIQIEEILSVSVKAMSALYMSKVENQEAANSPSKVGKEQAQPRDSGKWGKLTKMNEVSQHRKDVLPSQPPEEHQTGLEDISVAQAEQLTSSQLSREMLYQQRQKSELRRLLKHTCPELKMLDDVVDEEFAEVLGSDMEPGGETGYEGEVLSRCLIFEKRGHSNNTPNIYMAEGAVERWDYSKTSAVFEGLKEEPYTKSFEGMMKSDKSPYLMSDFNREVEEDMVKIDVKGNREVFETYTSRSEAFPNHNPPLEEDSCFSDSERKGEMINTNAAFLQNNPFISTNIEKEKSYSHVLKNQNQSSVAGENYPTANVKNRAHLFESMPFDKIRHQNQDEIETLVENIKETLHFLHRVKAIHSDGAIIEVNETMIAKKTKFTVLDGGPEIKHDEVAEGGAQNFIVQLLPRVNLKPHITYLKEDSKGFMETTVVDALAHQHRFSANKDTELKTASVVQMIEDILNQDNSLRKGLIIQEDSRKCAEVIVYSLYKYVDEDDVKSYSPPKSAEHDEPEADTGSTSRSLQNQSESGSIRGNVKLFKSCIEKGDLEYLRSLHDDEPTIHKSEKNQTAFRVNDEPHHQQISNPAEECTQVDVKRLKGMFSGGKSPDHGNCFKSSAMSSGKSQSSIGCNNGVFLLPQPKNSFITCFGQDPKEVVVNSESQTDNRVHQAKIADFVDGTGEMSETKTTTQNLYQAENDAKTLCGSFEEIHTEELSKIPIVYVTADIVTLSRTEEESPQENTNPKVESHLEKTNQPLLAQEFISGLESDWQHKNTETAYEDVMKKVQTAETCKKISKETTELVQKDNIKATLVPTQSLEATLAQEEEEVCYQGTVQTALDSLQKSKINVTRGDFRAAMIYRQIHKSNQKTSQRDFQKHCTTDLCFMAKPKSNQERKQEVTLANAEPPHPFQEPLNLEVTVINANTPHQTEEPLKLEGTVANAEPPHPTEEPLNLELTVANAEPPHRSQELLHLEGTVANAEPPHPTEEPQNLEGTGANVKTPQPSQELLNLELTVANAEPPHPTEEPLNLELIVANAEPPHRSQELLHLEGTVANAEPPHRSQELLHLEGTVANAEPPHPTEEPQNLEGTGANVKTPQPSQELLNLELTVANAEPPHPTEEPLNLEGTGANVKTPQPSQEQLNLELTVAHAEPPHPFQEPLNLEGTVADIEPAHPSEEPLNLEVTAAKAQPPHPNKNHCMPTQYVMSKKSKRVTGPRPPIPPKSEHLMGKQIVNQPSATRHPEGHKISNVQTVCQVAQPSATALVLNQEGFINEPVDQHGNDHLGEATKMLQQIKEKSEVQSLTLLPESKETDVKNLNETMGKKEISQNTSGNYNVYETDETHINFHEARQTFGGKMQSSKKTAPVKPKRVKKIQASHKTQKDITEGDTTDDIVHIKADPLSDACGIAADSADKHYKDTKEEIKVRMRKKKARMETEDERRQRLSIHMDKIVRGNVTAAIKISEHLRKQEELQSILSRVEEIENDTSEVDVRSLRRVFENVPDWVVSTDKKRKKTVQVESKDKPMQSPADITKSKSSMEHVYGDLERASEEIINLKEQTLARLKDIEDTIKKALFSVSTLKSDSDIASLSNLIKESLGVVQGSSYSGDINKTELSRAKPQEPQESPLPQRSTSTGAAPSPGTDAFSTKQRQSPESSPAFISIQSVAQQN; encoded by the exons ATGGGAAAGGGAACTAAGGCGCAGCCAGTCATTGAGGAGTCTCTCCTCACAATCTGGCAAGGAGATCTGGACAGATGCAGGACTTCAGGACAGGACGATATCTGTGTCCCATTTAGTGGCCAG GTGGTGAATCAGACTCAGACAGAGAGGAGAAAAACAATAGCAGCCATTGATTTTGAAAAGGTTGCATCATCTGAGGCTG ATGAAAGGAGGTGGTCAGCTGCAAACTTCAGGGACAGCTCTTTCATCCAAATCGAAGAGATACTCTCTGTCTCGGTCAAAGCAATGTCTGCTCTCTATATGTCAAAAGTGGAAAATCAGGAAGCGGCAAACAGTCCTTCTAAAGTGGGAAAG GAACAGGCTCAACCACGAGATTCTGGAAAGTGGGGAAAACTAACCAAG ATGAATGAAGTCTCCCAACACAGAAAAGATGTCCTCCCATCACAACCACCAGAAGAGCATCAAACAGGACTGGAAGACATTTCTGTTGCACAAGCTGAACAGTTAACTTCATCTCAACTTTCCAGGGAAATGTTATACCAACAGCGACAGAAAAGCGAGCTGAGGCGGCTCCTGAAGCATACCTGCCCAGAGCTAAAAATGCTGGATGATGTTGTGGATGAGGAGTTTGCTGAAGTTTTGGGCTCCGATATGGAGCCTGGTGGTGAAACCGGATACGAGGGAGAGGTTCTTTCAAGATGCTTGATATTTGAAAAACGTGGCCACAGCAACAACACCCCAAATATCTATATGGCAGAGGGAGCAGTGGAAAGATGGGATTATAGTAAAACATCCGCTGTTTTTGAAGGGCTTAAAGAGGAACCTTACACTAAGAGTTTTGAAGGGATGATGAAAAGTGATAAATCTCcttatttaatgtcagattttAACAGAGAGGTTGAGGAAGATATGGTAAAAATAGATGTTAAGGGGAACAGAGAGGTATTTGAGACTTACACTTCTCGTAGTGAAGCATTTCCCAATCACAATCCTCCACTGGAGGAAGATTCATGTTTCTCTGATTCAGAAAGAAAAGGTGAAATGATAAATACAAATGCggcttttttgcaaaataacccTTTCATTTCCACAAACATTGAAAAAGAGAAATCATACagccatgttttaaaaaatcagaatcaaagCAGTGTTGCAGGTGAAAACTATCCAACTGCCAACGTAAAGAACAGAGCACATCTGTTTGAATCTATGCCGTTTGACAAAATTAGACATCAGAATCAAGATGAAATTGAGACGCTGGtggaaaatattaaagaaactttacattttcttcatCGTGTAAAAGCCATACACTCAGATGGGGCAATTATTGAGGTAAACGAGACAATGATCGCCAAAAAGACAAAATTTACAGTATTGGATGGGGGACCTGAGATAAAACATGATGAGGTGGCCGAAGGTGGTGCACAAAACTTTATAGTCCAGCTGCTACCACGGGTAAACCTAAAACCTCATATTACGTACCTAAAGGAGGATAGTAAAGGGTTTATGGAGACCACAGTGGTTGATGCACTGGCTCACCAGCATCGATTCAGTGCAAACAAAGACACTGAGTTAAAAACTGCCAGTGTAGTTCAGATGATTGAGGATATTCTCAATCAGGACAACTCTCTGAGAAAAGGACTGATCATTCAAGAAGATTCCAGAAAATGTGCAGAGGTAATCGTTTATTCCCTCTACAAGTACGTTGATGAAGACGATGTGAAGAGTTACAGCCCTCCGAAAAGTGCAGAGCATGATGAACCTGAGGCAGATACAGGATCAACATCAAGGAGCCTTCAAAACCAGTCTGAGTCAGGGTCAATCAGGGGTAATGTGAAATTGTTCAAAAGTTGTATTGAAAAGGGTGACTTGGAGTATTTAAGATCTCTTCATGATGACGAACCCACCATTCATAagagtgaaaaaaatcaaacagctTTCAGAGTGAATGATGAACCTCACCATCAGCAAATAAGTAATCCAGCTGAAGAGTGTACCCAAGTGGATGTAAAAAGACTAAAAGGCATGTTCTCTGGAGGTAAAAGTCCTGATCATGGTAACTGTTTCAAATCTTCTGCAATGTCATCTGGAAAAAGTCAATcttctataggatgcaataatggAGTATTCTTACTTCCACAACCTAAGAATAGTTTTATCACATGTTTTGGTCAAGATCCTAAAGAAGTTGTAGTTAATTCTGAGAGTCAAACTGATAACAGGGTTCACCAAGCTAAGATAGCAGACTTTGTGGATGGAACTGGTGAGATGTCTGAAACTAAAACTACAACTCAAAATCTTTACCAGGCTGAAAATGATGCCAAAACCTTATGTGGGTCTTTTGAAGAAATCCATACAGAAGAATTGTCTAAAATACCCATTGTCTATGTCACTGCAGATATTGTCACACTGTCAAGAACAGAAGAAGAATCACCTCAAGAAAACACAAACCCAAAAGTGGAATCACACTTAGAAAAAACGAATCAACCTTTATTAGCCCAAGAATTTATCTCAGGACTTGAATCAGACtggcaacacaaaaacacagaaacggCCTATGAAGATGTTATGAAGAAAGTACAAACTGCTGAGACCtgcaaaaaaataagtaaagaaACTACAGAATTAGTTCAAAAAGACAACATTAAAGCTACCTTGGTCCCTACCCAAAGTTTAGAGGCAACACTTGcacaagaagaagaggaagtTTGTTATCAGGGTACAGTCCAAACAGCCTTGGATTCCTTGCAGAAGTCCAAAATCAATGTCACTAGAGGTGACTTTAGAGCAGCTATGATATACAGGCAGATTCACAAATCTAATCAGAAAACATCACAAAGGGATTTTCAAAAGCATTGTACTACAGATCTTTGCTTTATGGCTAAGCCTAAATCAAACCAAGAACGAAAGCAAGAAGTGACTTTGGCAAATGCAGAGCCTCCACACCCGTTTCAAGAACCGCTAAACCTAGAAGTGACTGTGATAAATGCAAATACTCCACATCAAACTGAAGAACCACTAAAACTAGAAGGGACTGTGGCAAATGCGGAGCCTCCACACCCAACTGAAGAACCACTAAACCTAGAACTGACTGTGGCAAATGCAGAGCCTCCACACCGATCTCAAGAACTGCTACACCTAGAAGGGACTGTGGCAAATGCGGAGCCTCCACACCCAACTGAAGAACCACAAAACCTAGAAGGGACTGGGGCAAATGTGAAGACTCCACAACCATCTCAAGAACTGTTAAACCTAGAACTGACTGTAGCAAATGCGGAGCCTCCACACCCAACTGAAGAACCACTAAACCTAGAACTGATTGTGGCAAATGCAGAGCCTCCACACCGATCTCAAGAACTGCTACACCTAGAAGGGACTGTGGCAAATGCGGAGCCTCCACACCGATCTCAAGAACTGCTACACCTAGAAGGGACTGTGGCAAATGCGGAGCCTCCACACCCAACTGAAGAACCACAAAACCTAGAAGGGACTGGGGCAAATGTGAAGACTCCACAACCATCTCAAGAACTGTTAAACCTAGAACTGACTGTAGCAAATGCGGAGCCTCCACACCCAACTGAAGAACCACTAAACCTAGAAGGGACTGGGGCAAATGTGAAGACACCACAACCATCTCAAGAACAGTTAAACCTAGAACTGACTGTGGCACATGCAGAGCCTCCACACCCATTTCAAGAACCACTAAACCTAGAAGGGACTGTGGCAGATATTGAGCCTGCACACCCTTCTGAAGAACCATTAAATCTTGAAGTGACTGCTGCAAAGGCTCAGCCTCCACACCCAAACAAAAACCATTGTATGCCTACTCAATATGTTATgtcaaagaaaagcaaaaggGTCACTGGCCCTAGACCACCAATTCCACCTAAATCTGAACATTTAATGGGGAAACAAATAGTAAATCAGCCATCTGCCACTAGGCATCCAGAGGGACATAAAATCAGTAATGTGCAAACAGTTTGCCAGGTTGCCCAGCCTTCAGCAACAGCATTGGTTTTAAATCAAGAAGGATTTATCAATGAGCCAGTGGATCAGCATGGAAATGACCATTTAGGTGAAGCTACTAAGATGTtgcaacaaataaaagaaaagtctgAAGTTCAAAGTTTGACCTTGCTCCCAGAGAGTAAGGAAACAGATGTAAAAAATCTAAACGAAACTATGGGAAAGAAGGAGATCTCTCAGAACACATCAGGAAATTACAATGTATACGAAACCGATGAAACCCATATAAATTTCCATGAAGCCCGCCAGACATTTGGTGGTAAAATGCAGTCATCAAAAAAAACTGCCCCAGTAAAGccaaaaagagtaaaaaaaattcAGGCTAGTCACAAAACCCAGAAAGACATTACAGAAGGAGACACTACAGATGACATTGTCCACATTAAGGCCGATCCATTATCTGACGCCTGTGGAATAGCTGCTGACAGTGCAGACAAACATTACAAGGACACAAAGGAAGAAATCAAAGTTAGGATGAGGAAAAAGAAAGCAAGAATGGAAACAGAGGATGAACGCAGACAGCGACTGTCCATACACATGGATAAGATTGTGAGAGGGAATGTAACTGCGGCCATAAAAATCTCTGAACACTTGAGAAAGCAAGAAGAACTGCAAAGCATTCTGAGTCGTGTAGAAGAAATTGAAAACGACACGAGTGAGGTTGATGTGAGGTCTCTCAGGAGGGTATTTGAAAACGTCCCTGACTGGGTCGTCAGCAcagacaaaaagagaaaaaagacgGTCCAAGTAGAAAGCAAAGACAAACCAATGCAATCACCAGCAGACATAACAAAAAGCAAGTCATCAATGGAGCATGTTTATGGAGATCTTGAGCGTGCAAGTGAGGAAATAATAAATCTAAAAGAGCAGACTTTAGCCAGACTTAAGGATATAGAGGACACCATTAAGAAGGCACTTTTTTCTGTGTCTACATTAAAATCTGACTCGGATATTGCAAGTTTATCAAATCTGATCAAAGAATCCCTGGGGGTCGTGCAAGGATCTTCATATTCTGGAGATATCAACAAAACTGAATTAAGCAGAGCCAAACCACAAGAACCACAGGAAAGTCCTCTTCCACAAAGAAGCACTTCCACAGGGGCTGCACCATCTCCTGGCACAGATGCGTTTTCAACAAAGCAACGGCAAAGTCCTGAATCTTCCCCTGCATTCATCTCTATTCAGTCAGTAGCTCAACAAAATTGA
- the LOC124858240 gene encoding LIM domain-containing protein isoform X3 encodes MSALYMSKVENQEAANSPSKVGKEQAQPRDSGKWGKLTKMNEVSQHRKDVLPSQPPEEHQTGLEDISVAQAEQLTSSQLSREMLYQQRQKSELRRLLKHTCPELKMLDDVVDEEFAEVLGSDMEPGGETGYEGEVLSRCLIFEKRGHSNNTPNIYMAEGAVERWDYSKTSAVFEGLKEEPYTKSFEGMMKSDKSPYLMSDFNREVEEDMVKIDVKGNREVFETYTSRSEAFPNHNPPLEEDSCFSDSERKGEMINTNAAFLQNNPFISTNIEKEKSYSHVLKNQNQSSVAGENYPTANVKNRAHLFESMPFDKIRHQNQDEIETLVENIKETLHFLHRVKAIHSDGAIIEVNETMIAKKTKFTVLDGGPEIKHDEVAEGGAQNFIVQLLPRVNLKPHITYLKEDSKGFMETTVVDALAHQHRFSANKDTELKTASVVQMIEDILNQDNSLRKGLIIQEDSRKCAEVIVYSLYKYVDEDDVKSYSPPKSAEHDEPEADTGSTSRSLQNQSESGSIRGNVKLFKSCIEKGDLEYLRSLHDDEPTIHKSEKNQTAFRVNDEPHHQQISNPAEECTQVDVKRLKGMFSGGKSPDHGNCFKSSAMSSGKSQSSIGCNNGVFLLPQPKNSFITCFGQDPKEVVVNSESQTDNRVHQAKIADFVDGTGEMSETKTTTQNLYQAENDAKTLCGSFEEIHTEELSKIPIVYVTADIVTLSRTEEESPQENTNPKVESHLEKTNQPLLAQEFISGLESDWQHKNTETAYEDVMKKVQTAETCKKISKETTELVQKDNIKATLVPTQSLEATLAQEEEEVCYQGTVQTALDSLQKSKINVTRGDFRAAMIYRQIHKSNQKTSQRDFQKHCTTDLCFMAKPKSNQERKQEVTLANAEPPHPFQEPLNLEVTVINANTPHQTEEPLKLEGTVANAEPPHPTEEPLNLELTVANAEPPHRSQELLHLEGTVANAEPPHPTEEPQNLEGTGANVKTPQPSQELLNLELTVANAEPPHPTEEPLNLELIVANAEPPHRSQELLHLEGTVANAEPPHRSQELLHLEGTVANAEPPHPTEEPQNLEGTGANVKTPQPSQELLNLELTVANAEPPHPTEEPLNLEGTGANVKTPQPSQEQLNLELTVAHAEPPHPFQEPLNLEGTVADIEPAHPSEEPLNLEVTAAKAQPPHPNKNHCMPTQYVMSKKSKRVTGPRPPIPPKSEHLMGKQIVNQPSATRHPEGHKISNVQTVCQVAQPSATALVLNQEGFINEPVDQHGNDHLGEATKMLQQIKEKSEVQSLTLLPESKETDVKNLNETMGKKEISQNTSGNYNVYETDETHINFHEARQTFGGKMQSSKKTAPVKPKRVKKIQASHKTQKDITEGDTTDDIVHIKADPLSDACGIAADSADKHYKDTKEEIKVRMRKKKARMETEDERRQRLSIHMDKIVRGNVTAAIKISEHLRKQEELQSILSRVEEIENDTSEVDVRSLRRVFENVPDWVVSTDKKRKKTVQVESKDKPMQSPADITKSKSSMEHVYGDLERASEEIINLKEQTLARLKDIEDTIKKALFSVSTLKSDSDIASLSNLIKESLGVVQGSSYSGDINKTELSRAKPQEPQESPLPQRSTSTGAAPSPGTDAFSTKQRQSPESSPAFISIQSVAQQN; translated from the exons ATGTCTGCTCTCTATATGTCAAAAGTGGAAAATCAGGAAGCGGCAAACAGTCCTTCTAAAGTGGGAAAG GAACAGGCTCAACCACGAGATTCTGGAAAGTGGGGAAAACTAACCAAG ATGAATGAAGTCTCCCAACACAGAAAAGATGTCCTCCCATCACAACCACCAGAAGAGCATCAAACAGGACTGGAAGACATTTCTGTTGCACAAGCTGAACAGTTAACTTCATCTCAACTTTCCAGGGAAATGTTATACCAACAGCGACAGAAAAGCGAGCTGAGGCGGCTCCTGAAGCATACCTGCCCAGAGCTAAAAATGCTGGATGATGTTGTGGATGAGGAGTTTGCTGAAGTTTTGGGCTCCGATATGGAGCCTGGTGGTGAAACCGGATACGAGGGAGAGGTTCTTTCAAGATGCTTGATATTTGAAAAACGTGGCCACAGCAACAACACCCCAAATATCTATATGGCAGAGGGAGCAGTGGAAAGATGGGATTATAGTAAAACATCCGCTGTTTTTGAAGGGCTTAAAGAGGAACCTTACACTAAGAGTTTTGAAGGGATGATGAAAAGTGATAAATCTCcttatttaatgtcagattttAACAGAGAGGTTGAGGAAGATATGGTAAAAATAGATGTTAAGGGGAACAGAGAGGTATTTGAGACTTACACTTCTCGTAGTGAAGCATTTCCCAATCACAATCCTCCACTGGAGGAAGATTCATGTTTCTCTGATTCAGAAAGAAAAGGTGAAATGATAAATACAAATGCggcttttttgcaaaataacccTTTCATTTCCACAAACATTGAAAAAGAGAAATCATACagccatgttttaaaaaatcagaatcaaagCAGTGTTGCAGGTGAAAACTATCCAACTGCCAACGTAAAGAACAGAGCACATCTGTTTGAATCTATGCCGTTTGACAAAATTAGACATCAGAATCAAGATGAAATTGAGACGCTGGtggaaaatattaaagaaactttacattttcttcatCGTGTAAAAGCCATACACTCAGATGGGGCAATTATTGAGGTAAACGAGACAATGATCGCCAAAAAGACAAAATTTACAGTATTGGATGGGGGACCTGAGATAAAACATGATGAGGTGGCCGAAGGTGGTGCACAAAACTTTATAGTCCAGCTGCTACCACGGGTAAACCTAAAACCTCATATTACGTACCTAAAGGAGGATAGTAAAGGGTTTATGGAGACCACAGTGGTTGATGCACTGGCTCACCAGCATCGATTCAGTGCAAACAAAGACACTGAGTTAAAAACTGCCAGTGTAGTTCAGATGATTGAGGATATTCTCAATCAGGACAACTCTCTGAGAAAAGGACTGATCATTCAAGAAGATTCCAGAAAATGTGCAGAGGTAATCGTTTATTCCCTCTACAAGTACGTTGATGAAGACGATGTGAAGAGTTACAGCCCTCCGAAAAGTGCAGAGCATGATGAACCTGAGGCAGATACAGGATCAACATCAAGGAGCCTTCAAAACCAGTCTGAGTCAGGGTCAATCAGGGGTAATGTGAAATTGTTCAAAAGTTGTATTGAAAAGGGTGACTTGGAGTATTTAAGATCTCTTCATGATGACGAACCCACCATTCATAagagtgaaaaaaatcaaacagctTTCAGAGTGAATGATGAACCTCACCATCAGCAAATAAGTAATCCAGCTGAAGAGTGTACCCAAGTGGATGTAAAAAGACTAAAAGGCATGTTCTCTGGAGGTAAAAGTCCTGATCATGGTAACTGTTTCAAATCTTCTGCAATGTCATCTGGAAAAAGTCAATcttctataggatgcaataatggAGTATTCTTACTTCCACAACCTAAGAATAGTTTTATCACATGTTTTGGTCAAGATCCTAAAGAAGTTGTAGTTAATTCTGAGAGTCAAACTGATAACAGGGTTCACCAAGCTAAGATAGCAGACTTTGTGGATGGAACTGGTGAGATGTCTGAAACTAAAACTACAACTCAAAATCTTTACCAGGCTGAAAATGATGCCAAAACCTTATGTGGGTCTTTTGAAGAAATCCATACAGAAGAATTGTCTAAAATACCCATTGTCTATGTCACTGCAGATATTGTCACACTGTCAAGAACAGAAGAAGAATCACCTCAAGAAAACACAAACCCAAAAGTGGAATCACACTTAGAAAAAACGAATCAACCTTTATTAGCCCAAGAATTTATCTCAGGACTTGAATCAGACtggcaacacaaaaacacagaaacggCCTATGAAGATGTTATGAAGAAAGTACAAACTGCTGAGACCtgcaaaaaaataagtaaagaaACTACAGAATTAGTTCAAAAAGACAACATTAAAGCTACCTTGGTCCCTACCCAAAGTTTAGAGGCAACACTTGcacaagaagaagaggaagtTTGTTATCAGGGTACAGTCCAAACAGCCTTGGATTCCTTGCAGAAGTCCAAAATCAATGTCACTAGAGGTGACTTTAGAGCAGCTATGATATACAGGCAGATTCACAAATCTAATCAGAAAACATCACAAAGGGATTTTCAAAAGCATTGTACTACAGATCTTTGCTTTATGGCTAAGCCTAAATCAAACCAAGAACGAAAGCAAGAAGTGACTTTGGCAAATGCAGAGCCTCCACACCCGTTTCAAGAACCGCTAAACCTAGAAGTGACTGTGATAAATGCAAATACTCCACATCAAACTGAAGAACCACTAAAACTAGAAGGGACTGTGGCAAATGCGGAGCCTCCACACCCAACTGAAGAACCACTAAACCTAGAACTGACTGTGGCAAATGCAGAGCCTCCACACCGATCTCAAGAACTGCTACACCTAGAAGGGACTGTGGCAAATGCGGAGCCTCCACACCCAACTGAAGAACCACAAAACCTAGAAGGGACTGGGGCAAATGTGAAGACTCCACAACCATCTCAAGAACTGTTAAACCTAGAACTGACTGTAGCAAATGCGGAGCCTCCACACCCAACTGAAGAACCACTAAACCTAGAACTGATTGTGGCAAATGCAGAGCCTCCACACCGATCTCAAGAACTGCTACACCTAGAAGGGACTGTGGCAAATGCGGAGCCTCCACACCGATCTCAAGAACTGCTACACCTAGAAGGGACTGTGGCAAATGCGGAGCCTCCACACCCAACTGAAGAACCACAAAACCTAGAAGGGACTGGGGCAAATGTGAAGACTCCACAACCATCTCAAGAACTGTTAAACCTAGAACTGACTGTAGCAAATGCGGAGCCTCCACACCCAACTGAAGAACCACTAAACCTAGAAGGGACTGGGGCAAATGTGAAGACACCACAACCATCTCAAGAACAGTTAAACCTAGAACTGACTGTGGCACATGCAGAGCCTCCACACCCATTTCAAGAACCACTAAACCTAGAAGGGACTGTGGCAGATATTGAGCCTGCACACCCTTCTGAAGAACCATTAAATCTTGAAGTGACTGCTGCAAAGGCTCAGCCTCCACACCCAAACAAAAACCATTGTATGCCTACTCAATATGTTATgtcaaagaaaagcaaaaggGTCACTGGCCCTAGACCACCAATTCCACCTAAATCTGAACATTTAATGGGGAAACAAATAGTAAATCAGCCATCTGCCACTAGGCATCCAGAGGGACATAAAATCAGTAATGTGCAAACAGTTTGCCAGGTTGCCCAGCCTTCAGCAACAGCATTGGTTTTAAATCAAGAAGGATTTATCAATGAGCCAGTGGATCAGCATGGAAATGACCATTTAGGTGAAGCTACTAAGATGTtgcaacaaataaaagaaaagtctgAAGTTCAAAGTTTGACCTTGCTCCCAGAGAGTAAGGAAACAGATGTAAAAAATCTAAACGAAACTATGGGAAAGAAGGAGATCTCTCAGAACACATCAGGAAATTACAATGTATACGAAACCGATGAAACCCATATAAATTTCCATGAAGCCCGCCAGACATTTGGTGGTAAAATGCAGTCATCAAAAAAAACTGCCCCAGTAAAGccaaaaagagtaaaaaaaattcAGGCTAGTCACAAAACCCAGAAAGACATTACAGAAGGAGACACTACAGATGACATTGTCCACATTAAGGCCGATCCATTATCTGACGCCTGTGGAATAGCTGCTGACAGTGCAGACAAACATTACAAGGACACAAAGGAAGAAATCAAAGTTAGGATGAGGAAAAAGAAAGCAAGAATGGAAACAGAGGATGAACGCAGACAGCGACTGTCCATACACATGGATAAGATTGTGAGAGGGAATGTAACTGCGGCCATAAAAATCTCTGAACACTTGAGAAAGCAAGAAGAACTGCAAAGCATTCTGAGTCGTGTAGAAGAAATTGAAAACGACACGAGTGAGGTTGATGTGAGGTCTCTCAGGAGGGTATTTGAAAACGTCCCTGACTGGGTCGTCAGCAcagacaaaaagagaaaaaagacgGTCCAAGTAGAAAGCAAAGACAAACCAATGCAATCACCAGCAGACATAACAAAAAGCAAGTCATCAATGGAGCATGTTTATGGAGATCTTGAGCGTGCAAGTGAGGAAATAATAAATCTAAAAGAGCAGACTTTAGCCAGACTTAAGGATATAGAGGACACCATTAAGAAGGCACTTTTTTCTGTGTCTACATTAAAATCTGACTCGGATATTGCAAGTTTATCAAATCTGATCAAAGAATCCCTGGGGGTCGTGCAAGGATCTTCATATTCTGGAGATATCAACAAAACTGAATTAAGCAGAGCCAAACCACAAGAACCACAGGAAAGTCCTCTTCCACAAAGAAGCACTTCCACAGGGGCTGCACCATCTCCTGGCACAGATGCGTTTTCAACAAAGCAACGGCAAAGTCCTGAATCTTCCCCTGCATTCATCTCTATTCAGTCAGTAGCTCAACAAAATTGA